A window of Hymenobacter aerilatus contains these coding sequences:
- a CDS encoding WD40 repeat domain-containing protein, which produces MSASSRPQVQKLATLTGHRDCVYTLSGGADEATFYSAGADGLVASWNVLDPQANGLLVAKMEKSVYALRYLPARQLLVIGHNFEGVQVIDLQHRQLVHATALPPLAIFDLAYSEAAQRLFVALDDGTLAVLRATDFSLEKLLRVTDKSLRCLALHPTRPELAIGSSDTTVRVLDVHTLETLHTLPDATNSVFTMAYSPDGRYLLAAGRDAHLRRYDAATGYTLADTVVAHMFTINHLTFSPDGRFLATCSMDKSIKLWESDTLRLLRVVDRARHAGHGTSVNKLFWSGQQNRLVSCSDDRSLAVWELTLADS; this is translated from the coding sequence ATGTCCGCTTCCTCCCGTCCTCAGGTTCAGAAACTCGCTACCCTTACCGGGCACCGCGACTGTGTATATACCCTGAGCGGCGGCGCCGACGAAGCCACGTTTTACTCGGCCGGAGCCGATGGGCTGGTAGCCAGCTGGAACGTGCTGGACCCCCAGGCCAATGGTCTGCTGGTGGCAAAAATGGAGAAGTCGGTGTATGCGCTGCGCTACCTGCCGGCGCGGCAATTGCTGGTGATCGGGCACAACTTTGAGGGGGTGCAGGTAATTGATCTGCAGCACCGTCAGCTGGTACACGCCACGGCCTTGCCCCCGCTTGCTATCTTCGATCTAGCTTACTCCGAGGCGGCGCAGCGTTTGTTTGTGGCGTTGGATGATGGCACGCTGGCCGTGCTGCGCGCCACAGATTTTAGCTTGGAGAAACTCCTGCGCGTGACCGATAAAAGCCTGCGCTGCCTGGCTCTGCACCCTACCCGCCCGGAGCTGGCTATAGGCAGCAGCGATACCACCGTGCGCGTGCTGGACGTGCACACGCTGGAAACCCTACATACACTCCCCGATGCCACTAATTCTGTTTTCACCATGGCCTACTCCCCCGATGGCCGCTATCTGCTGGCCGCCGGCCGCGACGCTCATTTGCGCCGCTACGACGCGGCAACCGGATATACTCTGGCTGACACTGTAGTAGCGCACATGTTTACCATTAATCACCTTACGTTCTCGCCCGATGGCCGCTTTCTGGCCACGTGCAGCATGGACAAATCCATTAAGCTCTGGGAGTCCGATACCCTGCGCCTGCTGCGGGTGGTAGACCGGGCGCGCCACGCCGGCCACGGCACCTCCGTGAACAAGTTATTTTGGTCGGGGCAGCAAAATCGGCTAGTTTCGTGTAGCGACGACCGCAGCCTGGCGGTGTGGGAGCTTACGCTAGCTGACAGTTAA
- a CDS encoding DivIVA domain-containing protein, translating into MKISALDIRQKTFEKAFRGLDADEVNAFLLTLSQQWERMGDENRDLRNKLDYATQEVQKMREIESSLYRTLKTAEDTGNNITEQAQRNAEIRLREAQLQAEELLSQARQKARTLVEDAYKQAERSVTEMQVEVSRLNQEHQRLEGVLDSMVRDLQHLATDALDKVEKARNRPKGSTAAILSRAASVKVNKPEPSPEATPAMHIDTTATSSVAAVGGALVATQFGSAAVTTARPIGPQPGAYNPKPGQQPDPGAPAQIPGPEISPDPTPNENPGQVPPSRIEEPAPSRIIEPDAPNVEPVRPDIQPIGPSHPEIVPPAPAPQPGTGSPGPGFKADPVVAEKSFFDEI; encoded by the coding sequence ATGAAAATATCTGCCCTCGACATTCGGCAAAAGACCTTCGAAAAAGCCTTTCGGGGCCTCGACGCCGACGAAGTAAACGCCTTCCTGCTCACGCTCTCGCAGCAGTGGGAGCGGATGGGCGATGAAAACCGCGACCTGCGCAACAAGCTGGACTACGCCACGCAGGAAGTGCAGAAGATGCGCGAGATTGAAAGTTCACTCTATCGCACCCTCAAAACCGCCGAGGACACGGGCAACAACATCACAGAGCAAGCCCAACGCAACGCAGAAATACGCTTACGTGAGGCCCAACTGCAAGCCGAAGAGCTCCTGTCGCAAGCCCGGCAAAAGGCGCGCACGCTGGTAGAAGATGCGTATAAGCAGGCCGAGCGCAGCGTAACCGAAATGCAAGTGGAGGTGAGCCGCCTCAACCAGGAGCACCAGCGCCTGGAAGGCGTGCTAGATTCCATGGTGCGTGACTTGCAGCACTTGGCCACCGATGCGCTGGATAAGGTAGAAAAGGCGCGCAACCGCCCTAAAGGCAGTACGGCGGCCATCCTTTCGCGGGCAGCCAGCGTAAAGGTGAATAAACCAGAACCTTCACCCGAAGCTACTCCTGCCATGCATATCGACACTACTGCCACTTCCTCCGTTGCTGCTGTAGGCGGCGCGCTAGTTGCCACCCAGTTTGGTAGCGCCGCTGTTACCACGGCCCGCCCCATCGGTCCGCAGCCTGGCGCTTACAACCCTAAGCCCGGCCAGCAACCCGACCCCGGTGCGCCCGCTCAGATTCCCGGTCCGGAAATCAGCCCAGACCCTACCCCCAACGAAAATCCTGGCCAGGTGCCGCCCTCCCGCATTGAGGAGCCCGCGCCCTCGCGCATTATCGAGCCCGACGCGCCCAACGTGGAGCCTGTACGGCCCGATATTCAGCCTATAGGCCCTAGCCACCCCGAGATTGTGCCACCGGCCCCCGCGCCGCAGCCCGGCACGGGTAGCCCCGGCCCCGGCTTCAAAGCCGATCCAGTAGTAGCCGAAAAGTCGTTTTTCGACGAAATCTAA
- the folB gene encoding dihydroneopterin aldolase — translation MGQIALEGMEFFAFHGYYDEEQKIGNKYGVDLYIDTDLHAAGASDKLQETVNYEVLYRVVAEEMQAPARLLEHLGHRVLDRVLAEFPYIHRARVSVSKFNPPLGGICHRARITLERTR, via the coding sequence ATGGGCCAAATTGCACTGGAAGGCATGGAGTTTTTCGCTTTTCACGGTTACTATGACGAGGAGCAGAAGATCGGCAACAAGTATGGCGTCGACTTATATATCGACACGGACTTACACGCCGCTGGGGCATCGGATAAGCTACAGGAAACGGTGAACTATGAAGTGCTGTACAGGGTGGTAGCCGAGGAAATGCAGGCCCCGGCTCGGTTGCTCGAACATCTCGGCCACCGGGTACTAGATCGAGTGCTAGCAGAGTTTCCTTACATCCACAGGGCGCGGGTAAGTGTGTCGAAATTCAATCCGCCGCTGGGTGGTATCTGCCACCGTGCCCGCATCACGCTGGAACGCACACGGTAA
- a CDS encoding PQQ-dependent sugar dehydrogenase, translated as MFRLFLYLCLLVSYLSTYAQTTFIGPQGEKFTRRIVAKGLSDPWEVTYGPDQYLWITEARGYRVSRINPANGAKTVLLDLHNAKNFPRYDKIPDSLDGGKPWPQGGLMGMALHPQLLQGKPYVYLVYIYHFAGAAEKGKGSKPNYGGSFFTAKLVRYEYNRQAQTLGKPVTLCDTLPSSNDHTAGRLLIAPVEGKDYLFLTTGDLGAGQFSNGGRPNHAQEINRYEGKVLRFNLEPDTDPTPTDQWIPNDNPFMGAQQNAVWSYGHRNPQGLDYAEIGGTGRLYSSEHGPYSDDEINLIEKGKNYGHPLVLGYADGNYNGLAAGVSNHDSLPGRWHTTYPTIDSERANAAAIGAATYRDPIKTLYPSSAAFLQKLYRNEQRPKPEKMQWSSEAPSSLAVYTATSIPGWQNSLLIPGLKHGKLIRLKLNAAGDGISGDTLMYFQAPARYRDVALSPDGRKIYLALDSAAISSGPSKKDPKKAAVSGCILEFTYRSGGTPVGEADKPKRTR; from the coding sequence ATGTTTCGTTTGTTCCTGTACTTATGTCTGTTGGTTAGCTACCTATCTACTTATGCCCAAACCACCTTCATTGGGCCCCAAGGCGAAAAATTCACCCGTCGCATTGTCGCCAAAGGGCTCAGCGACCCGTGGGAAGTGACCTACGGCCCCGACCAGTATTTGTGGATTACCGAAGCCCGCGGCTACCGCGTCAGCCGCATCAACCCAGCCAACGGCGCCAAAACCGTTTTGCTCGACCTCCACAACGCCAAGAACTTTCCGCGTTACGATAAAATCCCCGACAGCCTCGACGGTGGCAAGCCCTGGCCCCAGGGCGGCCTCATGGGCATGGCGCTGCACCCACAACTGTTGCAAGGCAAACCCTACGTGTACCTCGTGTATATCTACCACTTTGCGGGCGCCGCTGAGAAAGGCAAAGGCAGCAAGCCCAACTACGGCGGCAGCTTCTTCACCGCTAAGCTGGTGCGCTACGAGTACAACCGCCAGGCTCAGACCTTAGGCAAGCCCGTTACACTCTGCGACACCCTACCCAGCAGCAACGACCACACGGCCGGCCGCCTGCTGATTGCGCCCGTTGAAGGCAAAGACTACCTTTTTCTAACCACCGGTGACCTGGGCGCTGGGCAATTCTCCAATGGCGGACGCCCCAATCATGCGCAGGAAATCAACAGGTACGAAGGCAAAGTGCTGCGCTTTAACCTGGAACCCGACACCGACCCTACCCCTACCGACCAGTGGATTCCGAACGACAACCCGTTTATGGGGGCCCAGCAAAACGCCGTGTGGAGCTACGGGCACCGCAACCCGCAAGGGTTGGACTACGCGGAAATAGGCGGCACTGGTCGGCTCTACTCTTCCGAGCACGGCCCCTACTCCGATGATGAAATCAACCTGATTGAAAAAGGTAAAAACTACGGTCACCCACTGGTTCTTGGCTATGCCGATGGCAACTACAATGGACTAGCCGCGGGCGTCAGCAACCACGATTCGCTACCGGGCCGCTGGCATACTACCTACCCTACCATTGATAGTGAGCGGGCCAATGCAGCCGCTATTGGGGCGGCCACCTACCGCGACCCGATCAAGACACTTTACCCAAGTTCGGCTGCGTTTCTGCAAAAGCTCTACCGCAACGAGCAGCGCCCCAAGCCCGAGAAAATGCAGTGGTCTTCTGAAGCGCCTAGCAGCTTGGCCGTGTATACCGCAACGTCTATACCGGGCTGGCAAAATTCTCTCTTAATTCCTGGCTTAAAACACGGCAAGCTGATTCGGCTCAAGCTGAATGCGGCCGGCGACGGCATCAGCGGCGACACGCTGATGTACTTCCAGGCCCCCGCCCGCTACCGCGACGTGGCCCTTTCGCCTGATGGCCGTAAGATTTATCTGGCCTTGGACAGTGCCGCCATTAGCTCCGGCCCCTCTAAAAAAGACCCAAAGAAAGCAGCCGTCAGCGGTTGCATCCTGGAGTTCACTTACCGAAGCGGCGGCACGCCCGTAGGCGAGGCCGATAAACCAAAACGCACGCGGTAG
- a CDS encoding RNA polymerase sigma factor, which produces MHSPSDETLMAQVRDNDLDQLTPLFERYQGPLFGFLLRLTNDRDTAQDLVQNVFLRVLKYRASYQPAQPFRAWVYQLARHVHADHWQRQPVPAGDLETAERTPTLRRAALAGVAASSDGEHLQEALALLPAAQREILVLHRFQGFDYAEIGEMLGCSEGTARVKAHRALEALRKIYFS; this is translated from the coding sequence GTGCACAGCCCCAGCGACGAAACCCTAATGGCGCAGGTCCGCGACAACGACCTCGATCAGCTCACGCCGCTGTTCGAGCGTTACCAAGGGCCGTTATTTGGATTTCTGCTGCGGCTCACCAACGACCGCGACACGGCGCAGGACCTCGTGCAAAACGTGTTTCTGCGGGTGTTGAAATACCGCGCCAGCTATCAGCCGGCCCAACCGTTTCGGGCGTGGGTGTACCAGCTGGCCCGCCACGTACACGCCGACCACTGGCAGCGCCAGCCCGTGCCGGCCGGCGACCTAGAAACGGCTGAGCGCACGCCTACTCTACGTCGGGCTGCCTTGGCTGGAGTGGCCGCCAGCTCCGATGGTGAGCACCTGCAAGAGGCCCTGGCGCTGCTACCCGCTGCCCAGCGCGAAATCCTGGTGCTGCACCGCTTCCAGGGCTTCGACTACGCCGAGATAGGGGAGATGCTGGGCTGCTCGGAAGGAACGGCCCGCGTGAAAGCCCACCGCGCCTTGGAGGCGCTTCGTAAAATTTATTTCAGCTAA
- a CDS encoding HEAT repeat domain-containing protein, which yields MLDNINPSLSTPECTALEPLLADYAAQALPPADRARVAAHLLQCPNCQARVAQYATLLDAFEDQPLAMPPLALRDNFLAMLEAEKALLPSAPTVSLPAEAPSVPLHRSAVANTNGLWLRIAASVALLAIGTVLGLLLNRPAAPVVATAPAKEAQNLAAQLTAATQQPATASQRIQLVSDAPSGTRPGDPTVLVLINTLNADPNPNVRLAAAEALYRLRADSLVGPALIQALPVQTDPNVQITLIELLVKLRDKQAVPQLRRLSQRPDALPAVRDQAKQGVSLLI from the coding sequence ATGCTCGACAATATCAACCCTTCTCTCTCCACGCCTGAATGCACTGCGCTAGAGCCGTTGCTGGCTGACTACGCCGCCCAGGCCTTGCCGCCGGCCGATAGGGCGCGAGTAGCAGCACACTTGCTCCAGTGCCCCAACTGCCAGGCACGGGTAGCCCAGTACGCCACGTTGCTAGACGCATTCGAAGACCAGCCGCTTGCCATGCCGCCCTTGGCTCTGCGCGACAACTTTCTGGCGATGCTGGAAGCTGAGAAGGCGCTGCTACCCTCGGCTCCAACGGTTTCGTTGCCGGCAGAAGCGCCGTCAGTGCCGTTGCACCGGTCAGCGGTGGCCAATACGAATGGATTATGGCTGCGCATTGCCGCCAGCGTGGCGTTGCTGGCAATCGGTACCGTGCTCGGGCTGCTCCTGAACCGCCCGGCCGCGCCGGTGGTGGCAACGGCACCAGCCAAGGAAGCACAAAACCTGGCGGCGCAGCTCACTGCCGCCACCCAGCAGCCGGCCACAGCCAGCCAGCGGATTCAATTGGTGAGCGACGCACCCAGTGGCACTCGCCCCGGCGATCCTACCGTGCTGGTGCTCATCAACACCCTGAATGCCGACCCTAACCCCAACGTGCGCCTGGCCGCTGCCGAAGCGCTCTACCGCCTGCGGGCCGATTCGCTGGTAGGCCCGGCCCTCATCCAGGCCCTACCCGTGCAGACTGACCCCAACGTGCAAATCACGCTGATTGAGCTGCTGGTGAAGCTGCGCGACAAACAAGCCGTACCCCAACTCCGGCGCCTCTCCCAGCGCCCCGATGCCCTACCCGCCGTGCGCGACCAGGCCAAGCAGGGTGTCAGCCTCCTGATCTGA
- a CDS encoding DUF4097 family beta strand repeat-containing protein: MKKHLFFLPCLLLLASSTLHAQEFKMKLTGNDRKVVIEMQNSDHVTVEGYDGDEVVVKGQGGRATEEAPKRAEGLRPVYNSAVDNTRLGLGVTKEGNTVRIVKASRREGGYVIRVPRTADVVYREAQWGGNRVLLQNLQGKLEVMMKSGDAKLLNVTGPVVANSTSGDITVVYTTLNAGPSSISNISGAIDVAMPASTKASLTMRTISGEVYTDFDIALPKPTNANNLVQIGGQTLNGAVNGGGTAISLKNVSGDVYVRKAK; encoded by the coding sequence ATGAAAAAGCACCTGTTTTTCCTACCCTGCCTATTGCTTCTTGCGAGCAGCACCCTACATGCGCAGGAGTTTAAGATGAAGCTCACCGGCAACGACCGCAAAGTCGTTATCGAGATGCAAAACAGCGACCATGTAACCGTGGAAGGCTACGATGGCGACGAAGTAGTGGTGAAAGGCCAGGGCGGCCGTGCCACCGAGGAAGCGCCCAAGCGTGCCGAAGGACTGCGGCCCGTGTACAACTCTGCGGTAGACAATACGCGCCTCGGGCTGGGCGTGACCAAAGAAGGCAACACCGTGCGTATTGTGAAAGCCTCGCGCCGGGAGGGTGGCTACGTGATTCGGGTGCCACGCACGGCCGACGTAGTGTACCGCGAAGCCCAGTGGGGCGGCAACCGCGTGTTGCTCCAAAACCTGCAAGGCAAGCTGGAAGTGATGATGAAAAGCGGCGACGCCAAGCTCCTAAACGTGACCGGCCCTGTGGTAGCCAACAGCACCAGCGGCGACATCACGGTGGTCTACACCACGCTGAACGCTGGTCCCAGCTCCATCAGCAACATCAGTGGGGCCATTGATGTGGCCATGCCCGCCAGCACCAAGGCTTCCCTGACCATGCGGACCATTTCGGGCGAAGTATACACCGATTTCGACATTGCCCTACCTAAACCCACCAACGCCAACAACCTCGTGCAGATTGGCGGCCAAACTCTCAACGGGGCCGTGAACGGCGGCGGCACAGCCATATCCCTGAAAAACGTGAGCGGCGACGTGTACGTGCGCAAAGCCAAGTAG